Part of the Anopheles gambiae chromosome 3, idAnoGambNW_F1_1, whole genome shotgun sequence genome is shown below.
AACGCGGACGGTGCAATTATCTCCATATGATATCAATCTTTTGATTACGGGGGATATTAGTGGAGTTTTCGATTGTGCAAATGTTCCATTATTACACACGTCTTAAACCAGTTACGCTTCGAAGAGGGGTTTTACCGTTTCTTGGTTGCTAAAATTGATTGCAATTTGCACGTGAACATCATTGTTTGTGTTGATATCGCGCGATATGCTTGCATGTAGAACTAGATTCGCGCAATGATAAGCCAAAGGTAGGACGAACTGCTCCACAGGTCATGTACGGACGCGAGACCATGGCCTACtgcttgtgttgtttgttcatCTAGTTATCAACCATACTGCGGGGCTATTTGTTCTGTCACTTTGAACAGAaggaaacgagaaaaaaaacaaccaccacaacaacatgGAAATTTCACAGTTTCATTACAGACTGGCGACTTCACTCAGCCGTATGCCGTATTATTTAcccattgtttttttgtgacatACTTTTAGGCATACGCGGCAGGATGTAATATTGTGGTGCTAGCGAGCAACTTCGAGCGAGTGCAGATCATTCCCGGTGCGGTGCACAACTACATTCGCATCTCGGCATTAGATGCCAGCACCGATACGGGAAAGATAGCGGCCGCGTACGAGGACAAGGTATGCATCTTCGAACCAACGCCTCTAATCCACACGGAAAGGGCGTCAACGCACGGATTGGAGTACAAGTAAGCACACTGTCAGAGAGCCCTTTTGGGAGGGTTGCGGCACTGAAGAAATGCGTATGGCTTATATCATTTATCTTgtgattgttattttttaggTGGGTGCAAACCGGAAGCTTGCAGGCAGCGTCCCATATCAGTTCGCTTTCGTGGAACCTCGAGGGAACGCGTCTGTTGACGGGAGGGACCGTATTGCAGCTGTGGCACGAGCGCCTATCCAAGCAGGATGATGACGAGCCGGGCTGTATGTTAACCGGAAAGGCGCTAATCCTGTGTAGTTGCTAATTTACGccggttttttgtgtgctcttCTTTCCAGCGGTTAAATTCGAAATCGGAGGAGAGCGTGATCCGAAAACGCCCACCGGTGAGGAGGAAGCCGATAGCAGCTCGTGGGATTGCGTTTGGAAATGTCACACCGCAACACCGGTCCATCATATGGCGTTCAGCCCGGATGGTACGCTGTTCGCTACTTCCGGCAAAAGCGATCGCCTGGTGAAGGTGTGGTACGAGAACAAATACAGTACGTATTGACTGGTCCATTTTCTCACCGGTTTGTTCAATTAAACACGAACGAACATTGTATCTTTTATTCTAGCCTTGTTTCCTAACAAAAGCTTCGATCAGTCACAGTCCCAAAGCTTTGCGGGTGCACCGGAAATTAGCTATGGGTTTGTGTATGTCGCGCATCCGCGTGCCGTAACGCATCTGTCGTGGCGCAAGACGAGCAAGTACATGCCGAAAGGCTCGGTGTCGAACATGTTGGTCACGTCGTGTCTGGATAATATCTGCAGAATCTGGGTAGAGACGGTGCTGCCGGAGGATGGGCTGGTGAACATGAACCAATTTGATCCGCTGGCATCGCAAAACCCAAAGTTCCGCACCCATCGGCACAAGCATCGGTTTATGCAACGGTTGAAGCACATGAAAACATGCTTCCACATACGCCGCCATGCGAAACACAGCACCGGCGGACCGAACGGTCTGAACGGGATGGGACCGGGCTTTGGTGGACCGGGAGCTAGCTCTGGGTTCGGCAATGCGCCGATCCCGACGCTACCCTCGACGTACAGTGTGCACGACTTCCATTCGTACGGCTACCATGGCACGGGCATGAGATCCGGGCTGCACTTTCACCTAGCCGCGTCGATAAACGCCGAAACGGACATACCGCTGGTGCCGTCGATGCACACGACCGACCCTTCCACGCAGCCCAATTTCATACTGCACTGGCTGAACAACAAGGAGATGCACTTTACGCTGCAAGCGGAAGGGATCCTGCAGGAGATGACGCGCAAGGTGATCGAGAAGGAGGAGATGCAAAATGCCTCCGGAAGCAATAGTGAGGGTGGGGGAGGAGTCGGTGCGAACGACCCCGGTGGAAGTCTGCTGATGGAGGACGGTTCCATAACCGATCACCACCGAAAGGGGCAGCTTAGAAGCGCACTGTCCCAGGAGGAGAGTAACAGTAGTGAGGAACATCCACCAATGCATTCGCAGCATCGTTCGCATTCGATCGGAGCAGGCTCGCACGTCGGGCTGCCCAGTCATCATTCGCTTTCGAACACCACGTCCATCAATTCGCTAGCGAACGATGGAAATCTGCACGTAACGGATTCGCTGGATATGAAGATCGATTGCCTGCTCCGCGACTGGCAGCACAGTCCGGATCTGCTGTTCTCGATTCATCCGATCGACGGCAGCTACTTGATTTGGGTGGTGGAGTGGTTGGACGAGTACCATCCGGGCTCGTACCGCCAGGCGCAGGTTTCCTTTTCCACGCGCATCCCGTCGGCTTTCCCGCTGGGAGACGCAATGTCGATGTCCACTACGGTTGCCCTTTACAATACCGGCGGCAATTTGGGCTTCCGAGATATGATCATGCGCGGGCCGAAATCGTCGTGCGGTGCAGGTGGGCTGAGCAATGGCGGACAGCTGGATGTTGTTAGCGATGTGGTCACGTCGCTTCCGAGCGTGATGGAGGAAAATGAGGCCAACGAAGATGATAATGCCGAGCAGGCCAGCAATGCGGAGACGGAGAATCGCGGAGGCGAGGAGACTGGTGACCACCACGCTTCGAAAAAGGACCATACTGGGGCGGACGGTGCCCCACTCGAGCAGGCCGATATTTTAACCGCTCCACCCTCGCCCACCATCTCGATGGTCACAAAGCATTCGAACGGAACGCTCAACCTGTGGCAGCTGACTTTTGCCGATCGAAGCAAGTTTTCGCAGGTGCTCAGCATTGGGCACGCCTCGCGTGCCTCCGGTCATCGGTTCCGGGTGAATGACATCACTTGCCATCCAGTGCTGCCGCTATTGCTGACGACGTCGCACCACAACATTCCGGACATACCGACGGGAGAGCCGGCGCAACCCGGAGGTGGGACGGGCAACCGTTCCGCGGGGATGCATCGCTCGAAAGATGTGTGCGCCCCGTCTGGATTCTGCTCCGAGTTGATACTGTGGCGCGTAGATGCCGTTGGACCATTGTCGCAGTCGGGTGGGGTGAGCGAACTCGCGCGCATCAATTCGCCGGAAATATCTGCGTTCAGTAACGTCGCCTGGATACCGACCCTGCTTCCCAGCACAACGCTCGGCAATCTGAGTAACTCACCGTCCGCCTGCTTCGTGGCCAGCGACGGTGAGTGCTTGCGGGTGTATCAAGCCGTGATCGATGCCCGCACGCTGCTGGCCGAGATTTCGAGCTCCGAGCGACGCTGCCGTAGGATGGACTCGCTGATGTCGCTCTCAACCGAGTCTTCGGAGAATGCTGGAATGTTGCCTCCCATATTGCACGACAAAATCAAGATCGTTTCGCAGCAATCGACCGCCCGACCCGGGTGCATCATACAGCTGGATGCGATCGACGATGCGACCCATGATTGGCAGaacacacagtttttgcacgtGTTTCAGGAGCAGCTAATCACGGGAGAGCGCACGGAATCGATGGATCCGTTTGCTGGCGCGAACCACACCACACTTCCAGCTGGATCGAGCATCGATGCGGATGGGCTAAACCCGGACCTAAAGCCTACCATTGGACTGATGGACGGTGGTATGGGGGCGATGGTGGATCTGCAGCGCAACGCCCAGTTCGAGCAGCCGTTCTATCTCGTGGTGCTGGAGCGTACACAGAACGGCACTACGCTACACATGTGGCGCATCGTAATTGCCTCACAGCCGGCAGCGGCTGATGAAATGAGCAGCAGCATGATGTACGTGCCGGACAGTAACCTTGTGCAGGATTTGGACGATCCCGAGAATCTTCACCGGCCTTCGGTAGTGCCGGACGATTTGCCCAAGAGCGCTGGCCATCATCGGGCACCGCTCGATCATGCTTCGCACGTTAACATTTCCACAACGAAAGTGTGCACCCAGGAGCTACCACTACCGGACGGCGTGGATGTCATCCATGCTGCACCGGCAGCCGGTCATCTGAGCTCGTCCTCGATCTATCCAGCCTGTTTTGCGCCGTACATAATCGTTACCGCGTGCTCCGATTCGACGGTGCGCTTTTGGAAGTGTAAAAGCACAACGCGCAAGGAGGGCGGCAAAGGTGCCGGTGAGAGTGAGAGCAGCCAGGTGCCCCATTACGAGTGGTGTGAGTGGGAAATGATCCGCAAAGATCAGGAATCTACGATCGATGTGAACGGGCAGCTGCTGCACATAAGTGCGGCCTACTCAGGGCGAATTGCTTGCGCGTACAAGTACGGCAAATCGTTTACGCGACCCACGAAGAGCAGCGATCCGGAGACGCGCTTCGTCAACCTGAGTGTGGCCATCTACGAGTGCGAGTCAACCGGTGGCAGTGAATGGGTGCTTGAAGATACTATACACCTGAAAAATATTCATCTGCCCCGCATTCAGGTGGACCACAACTTGGATTTAAGCTACCTGTACGACACGCGCACACTGCAGAAAAAGCAGCGCCTCAATCAGGTACTGCACACCCTCTCGCATGACGATGCCAGGTCACCGCGGTCGGTGAATGGCGACGTTACGCCAGAGGCACTGGCGAAACCGGGCACGGGTCTGCTGGCCGTACCAAGCTTCAGCACGCTGCAGTCGCTGCGGAAAAGCATCACCGAACACGGTAATACGTGCCCGATCACCCAAAAGCATCTCGTGCAGCTGGACTGGGTTTCCAAGGAGGATGGATCGCACATTCTTACCGTTGCCGTTGGCAGCAAAATCCTACTCTTCACCCCCGTTAGCAGCGATCTGGCACAGTCGAACATGAAAGCGATGAAGGAATCGCAATCGACGAACCGGCCGTTACTACGCAAGGCTAGCTCGTTGGCGCAACCACATTTCAACGACGAAATTCGCTGGATGAAGCTACGCCAGATCGAGCTCACGACGGCCGACGGTCTGCCCCCGCTACCGATGCAGATCTCGTGGGTGCGGGACGGAATCTTCGTCGCCGGGATGGACTCCGAGATGCATGTGTACTCGCAGTGGAAGCCGCAGAGCAACAGCCTGTACAACGTGAACCCGCAGCTGGACATTGACGACATGTACGATACGCGCAACCTAAAGGATGAGGACCTTCGCTCGATGGCGCAGGACAGCACCCAGCGCCGGCTGGCGAACGTGTCCTCGATGCCGGTTCTGTCTCGTGTCAGCTCCATCAATCTTAACCAGATGCTATCGTCGGCAGatacgaagaagaagaaaacacttGCTGCGGCTAGCACTGGGCAGATAGGTGCGGTGGCGGCCGCTGCAGCTGCGgccgatcagcagcagcaacctggCCATCACGATTACATGACCGACTATGGGCTGTTCGAGGCTTCGCGCATTGCCTGCCCGGTACTGCCACAGTACCATCCGAAACAGTTGATGGAGCTGCTGAACTCGGGCAAAATACGTTGGGTTAAAGCGATCCTAGCCCATCTTGTTCGTTGCATCAGCGGTTCCTATACGGTGCGCGGATGCGGAGGAGACGAGGAAAGTCTCAACCGACAGGTATGCTTGGCTAGTGAACAGCTCAAACGTTTGACCTTTCCCCAGTTCCCCCTTTCCCGCTCCATCCGCATCACTTCCAAATCGGCATTGGTTCTATCGCATTATGGCACTTCTAGCAAAGTGCAATCATTTTCATAGCACGTCTCCTGACGAGTGGAGTGTGCAGAGGATCATAATTGACACCCACCGAcggaacagtgtgtgtgtgtgtacgtgcgtgcgtgtttatGTATAAGTGTTCGTGTATGTCGCTAATATTTACCTTGTGTTGCTAATCTTTTAGTGCAACTGTTGTCATCCTTAGTTTGCTCGATTCAGACGCTTACGATAGTGACGAAAGTAGCAGCTGGAATGCATTGAAAGCATCGTTGAATCGTTAGCCCAACTATCTGGTGATTgatcaagcagcagcagcagcaccattaCTTCTCACTAGCATGATTGATCGGTCGATCGATTGTTCACGCATTTGGGCATAGCGGTTCTTGCGCTATATTGTTCCGACCATTCTGCATTACTTAGCCATAGCGGATCGATAAGCACAGCACAAGTTCATCTCATCAAAACtttccattttattttcctttccggCACACTTTTCCACATGCAAATGATGCCATCGCACGGACCTTGCGCTTCTCCTATCTTTTACTATCTATCACTTTTCACATGTTTCCATTAtcttttctttatttgttttatatgTGTGTTTCCAGCGTGGTTGGTCTAGAACTCGCACTCTTTCCATTAGCTGCCCGGCAGGCACCGTTAGTCCTCTTGAACCAAGAGGATCGACGACACAGGTGCggtttttcataattttaacaCTTTCTCTCACTTTTCTACATTTTCGGCTGCTCAGATTCAATATATACATTCATCTTCTATATGTCAAATGGATGGGTTTGGTTTACTTACTTTGAAGCTTTTGATAAATCTCTCCTTTTCTTGCTACCCTTGTGTTATTGTATCGAATGATGCTCAACTACTCGTTGTTGAAaatgaatattatttttccCGACTTGATGTACCCCTTAGTGTTTGAAAGATGTATGTGAATTGTTGAGTtccaaaaaaggggaaaaaatctTTCGGGGAttcttgccatttttcgagttTATTTCTCAAATGGTGTACCTCCTTTATATTTTCACGAAGAACAGTAACATGCACAGCTTCATATAAAATCTTTAATTAAAGAATCTCTGGTTCTTCAGCAAcatgtatttttttagaaaCCCCTACACGTTTTGTGTCTTCATTCCCGTTATCTTTGCCACcgtaaagaagaaaaaaaaacattttgtgATTATATCTTGTTCTTATCTTTGTTGTAAAAGTAACATAATGTGGGCACCATTTCCCTGTGCTAAATTGTTTTATCACACAGTGTtaacataaatgaaaacatttgcaaaacaaatcatCCTTCTATCTATCACATTTGGGTATTAATCTTTTCTAACTCTATGGAATTGTGTTTCTTGTATCTGTGAGTCTTATATCATTTTCTTTGGATTGGTAGCATTAGAACAGTTAGCAATTGTTTGCAACAGGTAGTGGATACTTATCTCTTCGTATTTTGTATGAAAACCTAAACTATCCGAGTTGAGTTTAGATATCATTTGCCATCAATTTACCACTTCTCTGTAGTAAAGAAATAGTTAATCAAAGATGCAACGTGTGTATGTATCCTATCCACAAAACTTGTTGAAGAATGTGATAGCTCAGTTGTTGTAGATGCTATGTTGGTTACAGCAGCACGATATAAGTTTATATATTGATTTATTGCCTCAATGAATGCAAAGTTGTAGAAAGCGCTGTACTATTATCTCATAACATACTTACTACAAATGTGTTGTACCACACCGAATCAGATTCCAGAGGAGCTAACGCTAGACTATGCGGAAATTACATCCATTCCTCCATTGCCCTTGTGGACTCTGCTGGCAGCAGACAAAGAATCGACCAGTAGCAATTTGCAGCAAAATGACGAAGTGAAGGTAAGCTCTAGCGCCAAAAACTATGTTGCGAAACTGTCTAACCCGATGCATGGCTTCCAATGTGTAGGATTACAATGAACTGTTCGAAAGCAACACGGCGGACGAATCGCTTGACGATTTGCTGGACGATGAAAGTGGCGGTGGTGAGACGAATCGCCACATGGATCGACGTTCCTCGCTGCCCGAAAAGCACTTCCTTTCCCATTTCGGTCCCCGCCAAGGGCAGCTGCTTTCGCGACTGCTGACCCACACCCATCTGCCCGGACTGTCGTCGCTCGATCAGATGCATCTGCTCGCGCTGGCAGATACAGTATCTACGTGCAACATTGACTTTGCGGAGCGGTTTGCGATCGATGCTGCCAAAACGGCGATCGCGAAGGAAAATTTGACCGGCGTACCGAACACGGAAAACATTTCGACCGATTCGCTGGACGACTGCGGGCTTCGATTTTTGCTAGCAATGAAACATTACAACTATTTGCTGCGATGTTTGCCGATTTCACAGCGCCATTCGTTCCAGAAGCAGGGCGTCGGGACGTCCAACATCGTGTGGGCATTCCACTCGGAGAGCGAGGAAGAGCTGCTGAATCTAATCCCATCGTACGTGAAAGGCCAACCGAAGTGGCACGTGCTGAAGGAGCTCGGCGTCGGATGGTGGCTGCGAAATAACAACCTGCTGCGCCAGTGCATCGAACGCCTGGCAAAGGCGTCCTTCCAGGCCAATCAAGATCCGCTCGACGCTGCCATCTACTATAtggcgatgaaaaagaaaTCAGTCGTATGGGGACTGTATCGTTCGAAAAGGGACGAAAAGATGACTGCGTTCTTTGCAAACAATTTCGCCGAGGATCGCTGGCGCAAGGCGGCATTGAAGAATGCATTCGCACTGCTAGGAAAGCAGCGATTCGAGCACGCCGTTGCGTTCTTCCTCCTGGCAAATTCGCTCAATGACGCGCTGGAAGTTTGCTTAACGAAGCTGGAAGATTTGCAGCTCGCCCTGGTGATTACGAGATTGTACGAAGGAGAGCACGATGCCACGCCGCCGAGCTTCAAGAAGCTACTGTACGAGGAGGTATTGGGATGCGACAAGAACGGTGAAAATCAGGACCTCAGTCGTGCGCATCCGGATCCATTCTTGCGCTCGATGGCACTTTGGATATTGAAGGATTACTCCGGTAGCTTGAGCACGTTGCTGGACAGCCAG
Proteins encoded:
- the LOC1275236 gene encoding dmX-like protein 2 isoform X3, with protein sequence MNCHQILSGACNAGDRCFAVGSVEGVPFTAYAAGCNIVVLASNFERVQIIPGAVHNYIRISALDASTDTGKIAAAYEDKVCIFEPTPLIHTERASTHGLEYKWVQTGSLQAASHISSLSWNLEGTRLLTGGTVLQLWHERLSKQDDDEPGSVKFEIGGERDPKTPTGEEEADSSSWDCVWKCHTATPVHHMAFSPDGTLFATSGKSDRLVKVWYENKYTLFPNKSFDQSQSQSFAGAPEISYGFVYVAHPRAVTHLSWRKTSKYMPKGSVSNMLVTSCLDNICRIWVETVLPEDGLVNMNQFDPLASQNPKFRTHRHKHRFMQRLKHMKTCFHIRRHAKHSTGGPNGLNGMGPGFGGPGASSGFGNAPIPTLPSTYSVHDFHSYGYHGTGMRSGLHFHLAASINAETDIPLVPSMHTTDPSTQPNFILHWLNNKEMHFTLQAEGILQEMTRKVIEKEEMQNASGSNSEGGGGVGANDPGGSLLMEDGSITDHHRKGQLRSALSQEESNSSEEHPPMHSQHRSHSIGAGSHVGLPSHHSLSNTTSINSLANDGNLHVTDSLDMKIDCLLRDWQHSPDLLFSIHPIDGSYLIWVVEWLDEYHPGSYRQAQVSFSTRIPSAFPLGDAMSMSTTVALYNTGGNLGFRDMIMRGPKSSCGAGGLSNGGQLDVVSDVVTSLPSVMEENEANEDDNAEQASNAETENRGGEETGDHHASKKDHTGADGAPLEQADILTAPPSPTISMVTKHSNGTLNLWQLTFADRSKFSQVLSIGHASRASGHRFRVNDITCHPVLPLLLTTSHHNIPDIPTGEPAQPGGGTGNRSAGMHRSKDVCAPSGFCSELILWRVDAVGPLSQSGGVSELARINSPEISAFSNVAWIPTLLPSTTLGNLSNSPSACFVASDGECLRVYQAVIDARTLLAEISSSERRCRRMDSLMSLSTESSENAGMLPPILHDKIKIVSQQSTARPGCIIQLDAIDDATHDWQNTQFLHVFQEQLITGERTESMDPFAGANHTTLPAGSSIDADGLNPDLKPTIGLMDGGMGAMVDLQRNAQFEQPFYLVVLERTQNGTTLHMWRIVIASQPAAADEMSSSMMYVPDSNLVQDLDDPENLHRPSVVPDDLPKSAGHHRAPLDHASHVNISTTKVCTQELPLPDGVDVIHAAPAAGHLSSSSIYPACFAPYIIVTACSDSTVRFWKCKSTTRKEGGKGAGESESSQVPHYEWCEWEMIRKDQESTIDVNGQLLHISAAYSGRIACAYKYGKSFTRPTKSSDPETRFVNLSVAIYECESTGGSEWVLEDTIHLKNIHLPRIQVDHNLDLSYLYDTRTLQKKQRLNQVLHTLSHDDARSPRSVNGDVTPEALAKPGTGLLAVPSFSTLQSLRKSITEHGNTCPITQKHLVQLDWVSKEDGSHILTVAVGSKILLFTPVSSDLAQSNMKAMKESQSTNRPLLRKASSLAQPHFNDEIRWMKLRQIELTTADGLPPLPMQISWVRDGIFVAGMDSEMHVYSQWKPQSNSLYNVNPQLDIDDMYDTRNLKDEDLRSMAQDSTQRRLANVSSMPVLSRVSSINLNQMLSSADTKKKKTLAAASTGQIGAVAAAAAAADQQQQPGHHDYMTDYGLFEASRIACPVLPQYHPKQLMELLNSGKIRWVKAILAHLVRCISGSYTVRGCGGDEESLNRQIPEELTLDYAEITSIPPLPLWTLLAADKESTSSNLQQNDEVKDYNELFESNTADESLDDLLDDESGGGETNRHMDRRSSLPEKHFLSHFGPRQGQLLSRLLTHTHLPGLSSLDQMHLLALADTVSTCNIDFAERFAIDAAKTAIAKENLTGVPNTENISTDSLDDCGLRFLLAMKHYNYLLRCLPISQRHSFQKQGVGTSNIVWAFHSESEEELLNLIPSYVKGQPKWHVLKELGVGWWLRNNNLLRQCIERLAKASFQANQDPLDAAIYYMAMKKKSVVWGLYRSKRDEKMTAFFANNFAEDRWRKAALKNAFALLGKQRFEHAVAFFLLANSLNDALEVCLTKLEDLQLALVITRLYEGEHDATPPSFKKLLYEEVLGCDKNGENQDLSRAHPDPFLRSMALWILKDYSGSLSTLLDSQIGSMHPLFDDESAALGSASHHDAGHSTNPNVFNFYVYLRTHPLLIRQHIASSAQDKKRAQVVIAGFSYGDTSTVSGGLATDKQIQLEDSITPLERQLYFTTAHAHFKAGCPALALEVLSKLPTKVIEQETSNVQSPASGLDAKDQSTLIATGTLDWSNETSGKETATSFDWGASTGNSTAMDWGAPVSTQLNGGEDEFKIVWDDDGAAAGDDCESSDDDGGIQIKKKPEPDSLPLNKNTDTEFEDGGSSGGGSLDIMAQQLKFIACLKILMEELSTLATGFEVDGGQLRYQLYVWLEREVEALKQLCNYSTGDSENTAIEDTTTNAEVVDRDTPVLANKFQHDKPTLHEILIQEKQDFEAKVQRAARRKRWLKANETLLRTLLSYCSLHGASGGGLASVRMELVLLLQELQQEKTQQQLLSPLPFPTTLPLLSACVAGNKTVIADPLRYLQSHTHDMLQTMVNMRTPPHMNRAYTFPSGIFVLRDLAVALSACIYQSLCDSDTFSVKQSSSSIDGGSQGCHSPGMETIAKLNASCQSTHLMANAAAHQRRRKYSTDEPLAVSTPPSKWPGVTNLRALLAREKDEDTPRLNVLLCESFVAAYMALFVYALTTCDCHILYRLAGQNFCDSSWSTLFGGGVKKLLRKATSHAQTAQTVQAQMQQESMEGSAEAGASSAEGSVWGAVTSLTKHRVKLNMKLLGPFAGPQGASNMKEDKPTYREQFVPPEMSMVSYFLTKPIPKGLGADEEEYDSADSAVSDLDDEDEDEDVFNDPLNNDPKASQVSAAVRKHRLENTEHSNPNSYSWCIMRFALIRVAQNQLQSFIAIAGIEMQELPVSSPLVHGILRSLSSWQDLLKEELENRGPASVDYIPGCFIESEAKGPAIHKYRSLLERSNTPFSPCLAASAPARRLWNYLVRIESVQEIFIRAVFGKKKSSSSAFDPGTGLGSASASVVDSGTPVGNENNGSLAHHQQHNQNIPEPVRIIHKDQEQISAFCLNMVNPGLLALATPREVQEMDISLLLESPNWMEDECEMDIMNLSKDIESLASSNFLVIHTSTDKHLLNQNISSAQNYGAPSSPQPGIAGQSGRGASVIKGATFPGSQCPRFCKLVIDRSKHLLKPVLKHKVDNIKRMCAHPLMPLYLTGGQDGSVQMWEWGHQQVVCTPRSPGTFAKVTRCRFSQHGNKFGIADGDGNLSLWQVGLASQNNRPFFTYQCHNKGITDFVFLGSCSLVATAGHSSESKNVAIWDTLLPQKKALVAAFTCHDQGASSLAYAPQHQLLISAGKKGDVSIFDVRQRILRHRFQAHEHPIKCLAIDPNEEQFVTGSADGDIKVWGLSIHTQLYSFMGEHARSSFFKHIGQGVTQLQIDQGGRLFSCGADGSMKVRQLPDRESIVHSLY